The sequence TGACGCTCCGCTCATCGGCGGAGAATCTTGCGTCCGGATCTGCGCGGATTTGGAAGGCGTTGCCAGTCCGTCGGCTTTGGAGGGGAGCCTCCCACTCGTGTACGGAGGCTATCTTGGCTCCGGATGCCCGCAGAGCTCAAGAGAAGAGCTGCCGAATCCCACGCCTCGTCTTCTTCGGCCGCCATCTTTTCCTCCGACAAGTACGCGGCACCGCCTGGCCTGCGGGGGGGCACACTCGCTCTGAACCGCAGGGCCTCACCTGACCTTCCCTGAGCCAAGTCACCCATTTCGCAGTTTTTCCCCTCAAACGGCGCCGAGGTGTCTTTCGGTGTCTTGGGCTAGCGAAAACAtttctttacaaatgaaaataaagacataAAAACGAGACGGCGATCCTAAGAACTGCTGCGCtctttgacgtttttttttttttttactcccaaaTAAAAGAAGAAACCCACAATTTCCGATGATGTGCAATTCTAGTTTTGATTCGTCCATCGGCGCAAACGGGGACGGCATCCTCGCCGAAAGGTGTCGAATCGAGACATCGGTGCTCATTTCAATGACGCGTAACGTGCGTCTTTCCACATCAATATTTTGCATCTAATCACGGGAATCGGTCCGCTTGACACCGTCCAATTTGGTCGTCGCACGCGAGCGAGTGGGCCGGCCCGACCAGTTTTCCCTTAGAAAAGAAGCAGCGCCTCGGGGGCGAGCGCATTCGTCGCCGTCTCTTCAGGCCGGAGCTCGTCTGACTTCCACTCGCGTCGAGTAAGTTACCCTTATCCACTTTGCATCTCGCGTGTCGGTGAAGTCTCGGGTCACGTTCCCGCTTGAAGTGTTCCAAGTCTTTGGGAGGGAGCGCAAGTATGTCGCAGCACGTGAACCAACCCAAGGCCTTCACCGTGACCGCCGTGAGCAGCCTCAGCAACCGCTGGAGCTCGGACATCTGCGACTGCTTCGACGACCTGCCCCAGTGTGAGTCCGCTTCTCCGTCCGTGCGCAAACCGCGGCGAGACCGGGGGTGACGGCTTCGTCCCGGGTGCTTTTTCGGAGAAAAGTCACCTCGATCTATTGTCGCCAGGCTGTTTCGCCTTCTGGTGCCTTCCGTGCTTCACGTGTAAGACGTCGCACGACGCCGGCGAGTGCCTCTGTCTGCCGTTGCTGGACGCCTTCGGGGTCGTCCCGCCCATGACCACCGCCCTCAGGGTGTCCGTACGCCAGCGCTACGGCATTCAGGTACGCAAGCAGAAGGGAGCAAAACTACTccaaaacggggggggggggggggggttgggtaaAAAGTTGAAATGCCAGCCTTTTGCGACAACCTGCCCACCATTAACCTGACTTGAAAACCCGGAAAACGCAATTGGATTTGCCTTGAAATCTTTTTCATCGCCATTCCAAACCGCTCACAATTCCTTCCCCTTTGTGGAAAGGCCCAGTTCAAAGCCAACAACCAACAACCGTGTTgagcttacagtgaagaaaataaatatttgaaccccctgctatattgcgagttctcccacttggaaatcacggaggggtcgtGGGTCCACGTctgctgtgagagagagagagagagaatctaaaaagaaaaatccagaaatcacaatgtgtgatttttctttttttttttttttttttaaaccatgtaTTTGTGCCATACAGCTGCAttataagcatttgaacacccgtctatcgGCGAGAATTCTGTGACCTGCTCGtccacgtattatcctgaatcagatcggGAAGACTCCAACTTGgaacacggccaagaccaaagacaccacagacaaaattgtccaactccatccacacggctggaaagggctacggagaaattgtaaATTAGCTTGGCGAAAAAAAACGGAAGACGCTCCACCCACGTGGGGTCAAAAAccatctttagaaaggtgaggaatcagcccaggactacgcgacaggacctggtcaatgacctgaaaagagtttccGAGGCGACGTCGTGGTTTGGAATCgtgcgtggcacggaaggttcccctgcttaaaccggcgCACGTCTTCACcttgccaatgaccgtttggacgatacagaggagtcgtgggagaaggttttgtggtcagatgaggccaaaatggaactttttgctcataattccacgaaccgaatgatgagttccatcccaagaacaccgtccctactgtgaatcacgggggtgggagcatcatgctttctGCAGCTGGGACAGGACGAGGAGAGGATGACGGCCGCCATGTATtgtcagattttggggaacaacctctttcccctcagtcagagcattgaagatgggtcgcggctggaTTCTTGCAACACGACAATGTTGAAAAGCACGAAGCGCGCAGCCgggaaaacaaaggagtggctccgggagaagcagatcaaggttctggcgcggCATCCCCAGTCTCCAGAGGGAGCTGAAAACTCCGTCCGGTCTAGAGGAGATCTGGTGGAAGGAGCGGGCCAagatccctcctgcagtgtgcgcaaacctggtcaacgactacaggaaacgtttgacctctgtcgttgcaaacaaaggctactggaaCAAATGTtgtcattggttttctcaggtgttcaaatacttatttgtaaaaaaaaaaaaaaaaaaaaaatcatacattgcgttttctggattttttcttcttcgatGATCTCGCTCACAGAGGACAGGAcagaatttcagacccctccatgatttcgaagtgggagaacttgcaatatagcaggaggttcaaatacttcttttcctgACAATGCTCATCGCCGAGAGGCTTTttgcttgcttgtttgttttcagaTGGAAGTCAAGCCTTAGACAAGACGGAGGGAAATGGGGAACATTTTTTGAAACACCAGCACAAAATCTTCAGACTTTTCCCCCTGaagtaaaaatatacaaacacaTGGAAGGACAGCCAGTTGGAcgggggtgtgcacacttttgcaccCACACCATCTCAGCCTCTTGAAaagatgttttgaaaaaaaaaatttacgggtgttacgccttttttttttttttttttaagatgacaaAAAGCTGGCATTTGAACGGGGGTGTGCGGACTTTTCCTCCCCACTCTTATCTTTGACCAATACGTAGCAGATGCATGCACTTGCGTGTCACGAACGAGCGCATTTTGTCCACAGGATACAGTTTGCCACGACTGCGTGTACGCTTGCTGCTGCGGACCCTGCACCTGGTGCCAAATAGCCCGAGAAATCCAAGCCCGACGGAACCCCGTCACGTTCGTCAACATGGCGtcctgaaaaattaaaaaaaaaaaaaaaaaacccaaaaacgcCTGCCGTCATTCATCCTTGCGGCGCAGAATACATCCGGTACATTCTGGGACACGCTGTCCTTTTCTTTCGATCTGTTCCATCTGGTCTGGTCTCCGGTTCGTCgccgtttttggaatgtggccgAGCAGCTGATTAAAAAGGTGGCGAAAGAAAAGTCGGCGGGCGATGGTGAAATCACTTCATTTTGCTTCTTGACTCCTCCTGCTCCATTTGCATTGTCACGGTGGGGGACAAAGTAACGAGTCAGCACCA comes from Syngnathoides biaculeatus isolate LvHL_M chromosome 21, ASM1980259v1, whole genome shotgun sequence and encodes:
- the ponzr4 gene encoding plac8 onzin related protein 4, producing MSQHVNQPKAFTVTAVSSLSNRWSSDICDCFDDLPQCCFAFWCLPCFTCKTSHDAGECLCLPLLDAFGVVPPMTTALRVSVRQRYGIQDTVCHDCVYACCCGPCTWCQIAREIQARRNPVTFVNMAS